A window from Gossypium raimondii isolate GPD5lz chromosome 7, ASM2569854v1, whole genome shotgun sequence encodes these proteins:
- the LOC105763192 gene encoding uncharacterized protein LOC105763192, producing the protein MPNYVKFMKDILSKKQRLREFETITLTKECNVYLQDKIPSKMKNPGCFTIPSHIGASYCGKALRDLGASINLMPMSIFRKLGIDKEVPIILGRPFLEIRRTLIDVQRVTELEELAIEWELNYVEDPLE; encoded by the exons ATGCCAAACTATgttaaattcatgaaagatatcctGTCCAAGAAACAGAGACTTAGAGAATTTGAGACAATAACTCTGACGAAGGAATGCAACGtatatctacaagataaaataccctcaaagatGAAGAACCCTGGATGTTTCACCATACCTTCCCATATTGGAGCATcttattgtggtaaggcattGCGTGATTTGGGTGCgagcatcaacttgatgcctatgtcCATATTCAGAAAattggggatag ATAAGGAGGTTCCAATCATCTTAGGAAGGCCTTTCCTAGAAATtagaaggacccttattgatgtgcagagAG TAACCGAGTTAGAAGAATTGGCTATAGAATGGGAACTCAAttatgttgaggacccattggaaTAA